The DNA region TCCATACGGCTCCCGTCCGCTGACGGATTGTGTAAACCTTTACATTGCCCATGTAAAGGTTTACATCATAGCCTACACGGCAATTTTTCAGCGTCGCCTTTGACCTTCGGGGAAGTCTGTGTAGTGTCCCGGGTCAAGACGAGACCCAAGGCAGAGCGCAGTGTCGAATTCCAGCCCCGCAACAATCGAAGATGTCGCCCGAATTGCCGAGGTTTCGATTGCAACGGTCTCCCGCGCAATCCATATGCCTGAGAAAGTCGCGAACTCGACGCGCCTCAAAGTCAATCAGGCAATCGCCATCACCGGCTACACAACGAATGCGATGGCGCGCAGCCTGCGGCTCGGGCGCTCGAACATGATTCTTGTCGTCGCGCCTGACATCGGCGATCCGAATTTCTCCAACATCTTGATCGGACTGGAGAATGAGGCGCGCGCACATGGCTACGGCATCCTTATCGGCCATACGCAGAATGATGCGCAACGCGGCCTCGAATATCTGAAATTCCTGAATTCCAACCAAGCGGCCGGGCTGATCCTCTTCACCGGCATCCTGCCCTTCGGCCATCAGACGATGACGGCGCGCCTGCCGCCCAGCGTTGGCGTATTCGAGCCGGTCTTCAACGGTGGTATTCCCTATGTCGGCGTCGACGATACCGCCGGAGCCCGCAAGGCAGTTGATCTGCTGATTGCTGAGGGCCACCAGAAGATCGCCTTCATCGGCGATTCGCGCACCCGCCTGGCCTATAGCCGACGGCGCATGGGTTATGACGCGGGACTGGATGCCGCAGGCATCGGTGCCGATCTTCGAATTGTCTTCGAAGGTGACGGCACGATCGAAAGCGGACGACTGGCGGTCGAACAACTTTTCATGCGCGATACCCTGCCGACGGCCTTCATGTGCGTCAACGATCAGACAGCGATCGGCGTGATGATAGGCCTCGGTGCGCGCGGCTACGATATTCCACGGGATTTTTCCGTGACCGGCTTCGACGACGTGCCGCAGGCGGTCTTCATATCGCCATCGCTGACGACGATCCGCCAGCCACGCACAGCCATCGGCAAGCATGCCATGGCGCTCCTGCTCGAACTCCTGTCAGACGGCCAGCCAGCCGAGACCGAAATCCTGCTCAGACCCGATCTGGTGGTCCGCAACTCGGTCTCCGCGCCCTCGCGCAACTGGACGTGGAAGTAGGACAGATGGCGGCGGCAGCCAATGAAAGCTGCCGCCGGCCGCATCGCTCAAACGTAGCGGTTGACGACGTTTTCCAGCAGTTCCTGCTTTCCGGACTTCGGTTGCGGATTGATGTCTTTGCTCTCGACCCAACCGGCGATCTGCTCCAGCGAGTATTCGCCGCGCAGCAGCTTTTGGCCTTCGGCGGTGTTCCAGCCGGCGTAACGGTCTTCGAGCGGCTTGGAGAGAGCCTTGTCCTCGATCATTTTGGCCGCCGCCTTGAGACCGCGGGCGCAGCAATCCATGCCGCCGATGTGGCCGATCAGCAAGTCTTCCGGATCGAGCGACTGGCGGCGGAGCTTGGAGTCGAAGTTCGTGCCGCCGGTCTTGAAGCCGCCGCCTGCCAGGACGTGGTAGTAGGCGAGCGCCATTTCCGGAACGTTGTTCGGGAACTGGTCAGTATCCCAGCCGGACTGGTAATCGTTGCGGTTCATGTCGATCGAGCCGAAGATGCCGAGCGCGTTGGCAAGCGCCAGCTCGTGCTCGAAGGAATGGCCGGCGAGGATCGCATGGCCCTGCTCGATGTTGACCTTCACTTCGTTTTCGAGGCCGTTCTTCTTCAGGAAGCCGTAAACCGTCGCAACATCGTAGTCGTACTGGTGCTTGGTCGGCTCCTGCGGCTTCGGCTCGATGAGGATCGTGCCCTTGAAGCCGATCTTGTGCTTGTATTCGACGACGAGGTTGAGGAAGCGGCCGAGCTGGTCGAGTTCGCGCTTGAGATCAGTGTTCAGCAGCGTCTCATAGCCTTCGCGGCCGCCCCATAGAACGTAGTTTTCGCCGCCGAGCTTCTGCGTCGCATCCATGCAGGTCTTCACCGTCGCAGCCGAAAATGCAAAGACATCCGGATCCGGATTGGTCGCAGCCCCGGACATGAAGCGGCGGTTGGAGAAGAGATTCGCTGTGCCCCAGAGCAGCTTGACGCCGGACGCCACCTGCTTCTCGGCGAAGTAGTCGACGATCTCGTTGAGGTTCTTCGTGTTCTCCGCAAAGTTCTTGCCTTCCGGACGCACGTCGGCGTCATGGAAGCAATAGAACGGCGTTCCGAGCAGTTGGAAGAATTCGAAAGCGACGTCGGCCTTTAGCTTCGCAGCCTTCATCGTGTCTTCGAACCACGGACGCAGGAAGGTCTGGCCGCCGAAGGGGT from Rhizobium sullae includes:
- a CDS encoding LacI family DNA-binding transcriptional regulator → MSNSSPATIEDVARIAEVSIATVSRAIHMPEKVANSTRLKVNQAIAITGYTTNAMARSLRLGRSNMILVVAPDIGDPNFSNILIGLENEARAHGYGILIGHTQNDAQRGLEYLKFLNSNQAAGLILFTGILPFGHQTMTARLPPSVGVFEPVFNGGIPYVGVDDTAGARKAVDLLIAEGHQKIAFIGDSRTRLAYSRRRMGYDAGLDAAGIGADLRIVFEGDGTIESGRLAVEQLFMRDTLPTAFMCVNDQTAIGVMIGLGARGYDIPRDFSVTGFDDVPQAVFISPSLTTIRQPRTAIGKHAMALLLELLSDGQPAETEILLRPDLVVRNSVSAPSRNWTWK
- the xylA gene encoding xylose isomerase; translation: MSTGFFGDIQKVKYEGPDSTNPLAFRHYQPDEIVMGKRMEDHLRFAVAYWHTFTWPGGDPFGGQTFLRPWFEDTMKAAKLKADVAFEFFQLLGTPFYCFHDADVRPEGKNFAENTKNLNEIVDYFAEKQVASGVKLLWGTANLFSNRRFMSGAATNPDPDVFAFSAATVKTCMDATQKLGGENYVLWGGREGYETLLNTDLKRELDQLGRFLNLVVEYKHKIGFKGTILIEPKPQEPTKHQYDYDVATVYGFLKKNGLENEVKVNIEQGHAILAGHSFEHELALANALGIFGSIDMNRNDYQSGWDTDQFPNNVPEMALAYYHVLAGGGFKTGGTNFDSKLRRQSLDPEDLLIGHIGGMDCCARGLKAAAKMIEDKALSKPLEDRYAGWNTAEGQKLLRGEYSLEQIAGWVESKDINPQPKSGKQELLENVVNRYV